The proteins below are encoded in one region of Rhododendron vialii isolate Sample 1 chromosome 7a, ASM3025357v1:
- the LOC131332897 gene encoding uncharacterized protein LOC131332897, translating into MSNYTKLDFAVLDISGRNYLSWILDVEIHFDAMELGNTITDGNDASSKDRAKAMIFIRHHLHKDLKSEYLIVKDPLSLWNNLKERYGHQKAVILPNARYRWLNLRLQDYKSISEYNSTLFKIQYKEHGFEKYSDISCLLVAEQNNELLLRNHKSRPTGALPFPETNRVYFLSNGQGRGHGHRRGRGSHNYQVRGGYIQKSGKKSEYPQKWNKWNRSEVSKEKGKRVLNKPSKNSEDSCYRCGGKGHWSRTCHTPKYLIELYQASLKEKGKEIETNFTDQISQNQSVDAFEPIDIPSFDIFEYIARPSGIKDDFFGDEGDYSEWSQE; encoded by the exons ATGTCGAACTACACAAAATTGGATTTCGCGGTACTAGACATTTCTGGAAGGAATTATTTGTCATGGATACTTGATGTGGAAATCCATTTCGATGCTATGGAACTTGGAAATACAATTACCGATGGTAACGACGCATCCTCGAAGGATCGTGCAAAAGCCATGATCTTCATTCGGCACCATCTCCACAAGGATTTGAAGTCTGAATACCTTATAGTGAAAGACCCACTAAGTTTGTGGAATAATCTGAAGGAAAGGTATGGGCACCAGAAGGCTGTAATCCTACCAAATGCTCGTTATCGCTGGTTGAATCTACGGCTGCAAGATTATAAATCTATTAGTGAGTATAACTCTACTCTGTTCAAGAta CAATACAAAGAGCATGGGTTTGAGAAATACTCAGATATCTCTTGCCTTCTGGTCGCTGAACAAAACAATGAGCTATTACTGAGAAATCACAAGTCTCGTCCAACTGGTGCTCTACCATTCCCTGAAACGAATAGAGTCTATTTTCTGAGTAATGGACAAGGTCGTGGTCATGGACATAGACGTGGTCGGGGTAGCCATAATTACCAAGTTCGTGGAGGATATATTCAGAAATCAGGCAAGAAATCGGAGTATCCCCAGAAGTGGAATAAGTGGAATAGGTCGGAAGTGTCCAAAGAAAAGGGCAAGAGGGTGCTGAATAAACCTTCTAAGAACTCTGAGGATTCTTGCTACAGGTGCGGTGGGAAGGGTCATTGGTCGCGTACCTGTCATACTCCAAAGTATTTGATAGAGCTTTACCAAGCATCGCttaaggaaaaaggaaaagaaattgaaacaaactTTACCGATCAAATTAGTCAGAACCAATCTGTTGACGCTTTTGAACCCATTGACATTCCGTCTTTCGACATTTTTGAGTACATTGCAAGACCAAGTGGAATCAAAGATGATTTCTTTGGTGATGAAGGTGACTATTCTGAATGGTCACAAGAATAA